The following proteins come from a genomic window of Trifolium pratense cultivar HEN17-A07 linkage group LG4, ARS_RC_1.1, whole genome shotgun sequence:
- the LOC123924069 gene encoding fasciclin-like arabinogalactan protein 7 produces MKFSMIFLVSNILLLLSSSAFAKTVSPPAPSPTPTPAPAPAPDFVNLTELLSVAGPFHTFLQYLESTKVLDTFQNQANNTEEGITIFVPKDSAFAALKKPSLSKLKDDQIKQVILFHALPHFYSLADFKNLSQTSLTPTFAGGDYTLNFTDDSGTVHINSGWSITKVTSAVHATDPVAIYQVDKVLLPEAIFGTDIPPVPAPAPTPDIAPAADSPTEKSADSKSSSPSSSPDHSSSYKITSYGIWGNIVLATFGVVVMLL; encoded by the coding sequence ATGAAGTTTTCAATGATTTTTCTTGTTAGCAACATTCTGCTGCTGCTAAGTTCATCAGCATTTGCCAAAACTGTTAGTCCGCCTGCTCCGAGTCCAACTCCAACACCAGCACCGGCACCTGCACCCGATTTCGTAAACCTAACTGAATTACTCAGTGTTGCTGGTCCATTTCACACTTTTCTTCAATACCTTGAATCCACAAAAGTGTTAGACACATTCCAAAACCAAGCAAATAACACTGAAGAAGGAATCACTATCTTTGTACCAAAAGACAGTGCCTTCGCAGCATTGAAGAAACCTTCTTTATCCAAACTCAAAGATGATCAAATCAAACAAGTGATCCTTTTCCATGCATTGCCACATTTCTATTCACTAGCTGATTTCAAAAACCTTAGCCAAACTAGCTTAACTCCCACGTTCGCCGGTGGTGATTACACGCTGAATTTCACCGATGATTCTGGTACCGTTCACATTAATTCAGGATGGTCAATTACTAAGGTTACAAGTGCGGTTCACGCAACCGACCCTGTTGCTATATATCAAGTTGATAAGGTTTTACTTCCTGAGGCCATTTTCGGCACTGATATTCCACCAGTCCCGGCTCCTGCTCCGACACCTGATATCGCGCCTGCAGCTGATTCTCCAACTGAAAAAAGTGCTGACAGCAAATCCTCTTCACCTTCGTCTTCGCCTGATCATTCATCTTCTTACAAGATTACAAGCTATGGAATCTGGGGCAACATTGTCTTGGCAACTTTTGGTGTGGTGGTGATGCTCTTGTGA